In Actinomycetota bacterium, the sequence CGGCGCCAGAGTGCTGCTGCTCGGCCTGGCGTACAAGGCGGGCACCAGCGACTGGCGGGAGAGCCCGAGCCTGGTCGTGGCCGAACGGCTGGCGGCGAGCGGCGCCGACGTGCGCTTCTGCGACCCCCACATCGCCGAGGTGAACGCCGAGCGCCTGCGCTTCCCGCTGGTGGCCTTCAACGCGGCTGAGCTCGCCGGCGCCGAGGTCGTCGTCGTGCTCGTCGACCACCCGGAGTTCTCCCCGGCGACGATCGCCTCCCACTCGCGGCGCGTGTTCGACGCGAAGAACCTGCTACGTGGCCACGCCTACACCGGCGAGGTGCTGTAGCGTCCGCAGACCGAGCAGATCAAGCTTCAGCCGGACCTGATCACCGCCGATACACCGGGGAAGTGTGACCGGACTGCGGGTGCGGCACGAGCACGAAGGTGGTGTCGTCCGGTGCGTCGAGGCGTAGTAGCAGTAGTCGTAGCGGCGGTGGCCGGATCGGGCGCCGTCCTCGTGACGGGCTCGACCTTCGCCCGTGCCGAACCGGGCGCCACGGCCGCCGACTCACCGCCGGGCATCGACCAGATCTTCGACGAGGCGCTGCCCGCCACCCAGGCGGTGACCCTCGCCGGTGGCCGCCAGGAACTGCGCGACCGCAACCGCCACCTGCCGGCGGCGACGGTCGACCGCTTGCTGGCCGATCCGACCACGTGGGCCGACCGCTCCGGCCAGCTGTTCGTCGTCGAAGAGGCCGCACTGGCCGTGCCCACCGCCGACCCGGTGCTCGACGCGCCGTACCCGCCGGCCCAGGCGTTCGAGCTGCAGAGCCGTCCGGGCGCGAGCCGCACGATCTACCTCGACTTCGACGGTCACAGCGTCAGCGGCACCGGTTGGAACGACAGCTTCACGTCGGGACTGCCGATCAACGCCGGGGCGTACGACACGAACGGCGCTCCGGCCACGTTCTCCAACGCCGAACGCGAGGTCGTGCAGAGCGTCTGGCTACGCGTGGCCGAGGACTACGCGCCGTTCGACGTGAACGTCACCACCGAGGACCCCGGCGCGGCAGCGATCGACCGCTCCGGCTCCGCCGACACCGTCTTCGGCACCCGCGTCGTCGTCACCAACACGACCACCATCTACTCGAGCTGCAGCTGTGGCGGTGTGGCTTACGTCGGCACCTTCGACGCCGCCCCCGGCCACGCCTACTACCAACCCGCATGGGTCTTCCAGCGCGGCACGGGTTCGGGTGCCAAGGGCATCTCCGAAGCCGCGTCGCACGAGGCCGGCCACAACCTCGGGCTCAGCCACGACGGCACCGCATCAGTCGGCTACTACTCCGGGCACGGATCGTGGGCACCGATCATGGGCGTCGGCTACAACCGGCCGATCACGCAGTGGAGCCGCGGCGAGTACGCCGGCGCGAACCAGCCCCAGGACGACCTCGCCGTCATCGCGTCGTACGGCGCGCCGCTCGCGGGCGACGACCACGGCGGCACGGCCGGCGCCGCGACCGCTCTGGCCGGCCCCGCCGTCGATTCCACCGGCATCATCGGGGCGCGCACCGACCTCGACGCGTTCTCCTTCGTCACGGCGGGCGGCACGGTGAACCTCACCGCGGCGCCGGCAGAGGTGAGCGCGAACCTCGACATCCGCCTCGAGCTGCGCGACTCGACCGGGGCGGTCGTCGCTTCGGCAGACCCGGCCTCGGGCGGCACCGGTGACGTCGCCACCGGTCTCGGTGCCTCGATCACCGCATCGGTCCCCGCTGGCACCTACACGGTGTTCGTCGACGGCATCGGCTACGCGAACCCCTTGAACACCGGCTACTCCGACTACGCGAGCCTCGGTCGGTACTCGCTCACCGGCACGATCCCGACCGGATCGACCACGACCACGACGACACCGACGACCACCACCACCACACCGCCGGGCACGACGACCACGACCACGACTACGACCACCACCACCACCGTGCCGGGCACGACGACCACGACCAGCTCCCCGCCGGGGGCCGCCTTCGACGTCTCGGCGGTGACGATCACCGGTGGGGCGGTGGCCGGGGGCAAGTCGGCCAAGGCCGTCGTCACCGTCGTCGGCGCGAACGGGGCGAAGATCGCCGCGGTCAGCGTGAGCGGCACCTGGGCGCGCAACGGCACCGTCTACAAGACCGTCACAGGGCTGACGAACGACAAGGGCAAGGTGACGCTCAAGTCGGGGACGGTGACCAACCTCGCTCCGGGCGGGACGCTGCGGTTCTGCGTGACCTCGCTCACCAAGTCGGGTTACTCGTGGAACCAGAACCTGTTCCCGGCCGGCCTGTGCGTCACGTGGCAGTCGCCCTGAGCCTCTTGCTCGTCTCGAGGCTGGCGGCGATGTCCTTCATTCGGCGGTAGAGCCGGAGCGGGTTGTCGGGCGCGGGGATGAACCCGTGGCACTCGTAGAGATAGGCGGCGTCCTCGTCGATCGCGTCGACCACGACCAGCCGCGCGGCGGCTGCGTCGCCGGCTGCAACCGCCTTCCGGAGCGCCTCGGCCAGCAACGTCGCGCCGAGTCCAATTCCTTGCTCACTCCGGTCGACAGCGAGTCGAGCGAGCAAGACCATTCCGACTGGGTACGCGGGGAGTCCACGCACGAGCTTCGCGGGCGCGTCCTGTCTCAGGACGGAACCCATGGTGAGGCTGAAGTAGCCCACGACCCGGTCCTGCTCCACGAGGACGAACGTGCGTGCCGAATCCATCTGCTGGGCTGCGAGACCGTGGCGTTGCAGCCAACCATCGAGCTCGTCGTTGCCCGAGTCGAACTTGAAGAGGTCGTGTTCGGCGTCCAGCCGCTCTAGACGCAAACCCTGCGAAGGCCTCACCCCTCGCTGAGCTTCGGGTGCTTCTCGAACAGCTCGACGAGCTCGGGCACGACCTCGGCCGGCTTGTCGAGCTCGACGATGAAGCGATCAAAGGCCTCGTTAGACAGCACCAGGTCCTGGTGCTGCTTCACGACCCGCTTCGCCTTCGAGGTCACTGACTCGAGGACGAACGCGGTGACTGTCGTGAACTCGAGGTCGGCCGCCTGACGGATGAGGGCGTCCTGTTCGGGCGTCACGCGCACCTCCAGTCGGTGTCGGCGCGACGAGGTTGTGGCGGGCTCACTCATGCGGGTGAGGATAGCAGTGTCCGGACATTGTCCGGACAGGCCGGTCTTTGAGTCGGCGCCTTCGGACGAGCTGATCAGCGTTCGTTGGCGGCCTGGTTGTCGGAGGCTTCACCTTCGGTTGCCTCGATGAACGCGGCGGCTTCCATGGCCTCCTGGGAGCACGATGCTGACGATCATCGCCTTGGCCGACGGCAGGAACTGCTCGCGCTGCAGGTGGTAGATGCGCAGGATCGCCTTGCGGAGCCCGGCCTGCTCCTGTCGGAGCCGCACGACGTAGTTGGCGGGGACGTCGGTGTTTTCGAGGGTCAGGAACGACGACGAGAGATCCTCGATCGCCGCCTGGCCGTTTCTGGTGTCGCCGGCGTTGATGTCACCGCGAAGCGCGATGACGACCTGGGTGAGCCGGGCACGCATCTGGTTCATCTCCGGCAGGTGCCAGGTCGCGTTCATCGACTCGGTCTCACGGAGGATCGAGTACAGACCGGCCGCCAGGTCGGTGGGCGCCCGCTCGGCGTCCTTGTAGTCGGAGAGAGTTCCGGCCACCACGAGGCCCATGACGAACACCCCGCCGCCGATGATGCTCGAGGCGAGCGGACTGACCGTCATCCCCTCGACACCGATCGCCCACAACACGGGACGAGCTGAGCCGTGACCGCCACGGCGAACCAGTGGGCGAGTCAGGTGGGGCGCGGTCATATGCCGAGCGTGAGCATCACGGCCACAGGAGTGACGACGAGGGTGGCGAGCGTCACCGGCAGCCCGAGGCGCACGAAGTCGCCGAAGCGGTAGCCACCAAGGCCGTACACCATCAGGTTCGTCTGGTAGCCGATCGGGGACAGGAACGAACAGGACGCGCCGATCAGCACCGCGATCGCGAACGAGCGCGGGTCGAGACCGGCCTCGTTCGCGGTCGCCACGGCGACCGGGAACATCACCGCCGCCGCCGCGTTGTTGCTGAGCAGCTCGGTGAGCAGCATCGTCGCCGCCAGAACGGCGACCAGCCGACCGACGTCGCCGAACGGATCGCCGACGGAACCGAGCAGCGAGGCCATCTCGTCTGCCAGACCGCTCTCGCCGACGGCGGCACCGAGGCTGATCGACAGCGCGATGGTGAGCACGACGTTCAAGTTGACCGAGCGCCGCGCCTCGGCGGGCGACATCACGCGCAGTGCGAGCATCGCCCCCGCGGCGAGCACCGAGGCTTCGAGCAGCGAGAGCAGTTCGAGCGCGCTCGCGATCACCAAGCCGGCGACCGCGATCCACACGAGTGGAGCTCGGGCGCGCCGCGGCGGGGCCTGCTCGCCGAGGGAGGCGACGAGGGAGAAGTCGCCCTGCTGGCGCCACTGCTCGTCGAACTCGGACCCGGCGAGCACGAGCAGCACGTCGCCTGGGCGCAGGACCACCGTGCCGAGCTTGCCGCTCACCTCCTCGGCCGCGCGGTGGATGGCGAGCACGGCCGCGGAATAGCGCGAGCGGAAGCCTCCGGCCTTCAGGGTCGACCCCGCGAGAGCGCTGCGCTCGGACACGACCGCCTCGTAGAGCTGCGCGCCCGGCCGGTCACCCACCCCCGAGACGTGCGGCTGCTCAGCGGAGACCAGGCCGGCCACGTCGTGAAGGTCGACCACCTTCGTCACGTCACCGACGAAGTACAGCGTGTCGTCCTCGGCGAGCACGGTGTCCGGCCCAGGTGGCACCACGTGGGCGCCACGGGCGAGACCGGCGAGGAACACCCCGGAAAGGTGGCGAAGCCCTGCCTCGGACACCGACCGGTCGACGAGCGGGCCACCGGGAACGACCCGCATCGCCACCGTGAAGCGCCTCGCGGACTCCTGGAGCGATGACTCGACCGAGGCGCGGTCGGGCAACAGGCGCTTGGTGAGCAGCACCAAGACCGCGACGCCCGCCAGCGCCACCGGCAGTCCCACCGGAGTGATCTCGAAGATCGCGAGCGGCTCCTCGCCGGAGCGGCGCAACAGGTCGGACACGACGAGGTTGGTGGAGGTGCCGATGACCGTGACCACCCCACCGAGGACCGCGGCGAACGACAGTGGCATCAGGTACTTCGTTGCCGAGCCACCGGTCCTTCGCGCCCAGGTGACGAGCCGCGGGGCGAGCAACGCGACGAGCGGGGTGTTCGGCACGAAGGCAGACACCGCCGCCGTGCCGCCCGCGACGTAGAGCAGCCGGGCGCGGTCGCTGCGCGCCCCGCTGAGGGCGCGGTCGACGAGTGGTCCGGCAGCACCGGTGACCGTCGCCGCCCCGGCCAGGACGTACAGCGCGGCGATGGTCGCCGGCGCCGACGAACCGAAGCCGGACAGGGCCTGTTCCTCGTCGATCACCCCCGCGAGCACCAGCACCGCGATCGCCCCGCCCATCGCCACCGCCGCCGGCACGCGCTCCAGCGCGAGCACGGCGAACGTGGCTACCAGGACGACGAGCGTGATCCAGGCGTCTGCGGGCACAGCGATGCAGCGTTGCACAGAGGCCGGTGACGACCCCACCCCGCGCCGAGGCGCCGCCGACAGTGGGTGAGAATGGCCGGACATGAGCCTTCCCCACCAGGCCCCGACACTGCACCACGACGCACCCCTCGTCGGCGCGGTGGCGGTGTTGAGCGGGCTGCTCGCCACCGTCGCCGGCTGCCAGCCCACCGGGACCCCCGTCGCCGATGCGATCATCTGCTTCTGCGCCGCCGCGTTCGTCACCTGGGCCGGCGCCACGGCGCCGACGTGGGCGCTCGTGCTCGCCGCGAGCGGAGTCGGGGCGGCGAACCTCGGCCAGCCCGCAATGTTCGCGCTGAGCGTCGTCGCGCTCGGCGCAGCCGTCGCGATCGCGCTGGCCGCCAGCGGCCAGACGGCGCTGCGGGCACTCGTCGCCGGGCTGATCGTCCAGCTCGTGCTGCGCCTCGAATGGAGCCCGGTGTTCGCCGGCTCGGCGATGGTCGCCGCCGCGACCGCAGTGCTGCTCGTCGGCACGGGCCTGCGACGGCGTTCGCCCGACGTCCGCCTCGGCGCGTCGAGGTTGGCGATCGTCGCCGGTGTGCTCGTCGCGCTCGCGCTCGGCGGCTTCGTCGCCGGGGCGATCCAGGCGCGCGCGTCGGCCGGCGACGGCTACGACCGGCTGCTCGACGGGCTCGACCTGCTCCGCGCGGGCGATCCCCACGGCGCCGCCGCCGCGTTCCACGACGCGAGCACCCTGCTCGACGACGCGCACGAACGGCTCGACTCCCCCTGGACCCAGCCGTCGCGGGCGGTTCCCGTACTCGCCCAGCACCGCTCGAGCATCCAAGGGGTGATCGACCACGCGGCTGTCGCGGCCGATGCCGCCGCCGACGCGCTCGAGTTCCTCGACCTCGACGCACTGACCCTCACCGACGGGGCGATCGACCTGGAAGCCGTCTCCGTCCTCGCGGCACCCCTCGCCGCTCTGGAGGAGTCGTTGACCGCGATGCGGCTCGCGCTGGACGACGCCGATTCGCCGTGGCTCGCCCCGCCGCTGCGTGACCGACTCGACCGCGCGATGGAGGAGACGGCCGAGGTGGAGCAGCAGACCGCGCGGAGTCGCCTCGCCGCAGAGCAGCTCCCCGCGATGCTCGGTGGCGACGGCCAGCGGCGCTACCTCGTCGCGGTCACGACGGGCGCCGAGGCTCGCGGGCAATCGGGTGCGATCGTCGGCTGGACCGAGCTGGTCGCTTCGGGCGGGAAGCTCCGGGTCGCCGGTGTAGGTGCCGTCGACGACCTCGTCGACGCGCTCGCGGCCGGGGAGCGCTGGCCGCTCGACGCGACCGCGGAGTTCTTCGAGCGGTACGGCGATCACGGCGCCGGGACTGCCCGAACGCCTGTGGCCGCCGAGATGTGGCGCACGGTGACCATGCCGGCCGACGCGCCGGCCGCAGCCGCGGTGGCCGCCCAGCTCTACGAGCAGACAACAGGCCGCACCGTCGACGCCGTGGCCTTCGTCGACACCGCCGGCCTCGTCGCGCTCGGCTCGCTCGTCGACGAGGAGCTGCTCGCGGCCGCGGGCGTGCCGCCGGCGGGGATCACGCCGACCGGTCTCGACGCGCTGGGCGCGAACGCCGTGTTCGGGGTGCTGCTCACGGCGTCGCTGCCGCCTCCTCCGACGATCGGGGCCACTCTCGGCCCGGCTGCCGCGGCGGGCCACTTGGTCGTCTGGTCGAACCGCGCGAGCGAGCAGCTGCTGATGGAGAGGCTCGGCGTCGACGGAGCCCTGCCACCGCTCGAAGGGCGCGACGGGCTGGGCGTCGTCACGAACAACCTCGACGGCAACCATGTCGACGCGTTCGTGGAGCGAGAGATCCGCTACGAGTCGACCTGTGACGCGAAGACCGGCAAGGTAGAGGCGATCGCCGCGGTGACCCTCACCAACCGCGCGCCGAACGAGGGCGGTGATCCCTCCGGGACCAGCCGGACCCTGGTCAGCCTCTACTCGGCGCAGGACCTGGCCAAGATGGAGCTCAACGGGCGCTTCGCCCCTTCGGCATCGCAGACCGAGGCGGGTTGGCAGGTCCACTCCACGGAGGTCGAGCTGGGCCCGAGCGAGCGGGCCACACTGCGCTTCGAGCTCGAGGGTGGCATCGAGGCGCAGAGCTGCGACCTGGTGATCCGCCCGCAACCGGGGCAGCCGGCGCATGTGTCGATCATCGTCGAGGCACCGGACGGCACCGTGTTGTCGGCCTACGGCGGCGAGATCACGGGCCGCAGCGTGCTGGCCGGAACCGGGCTCACGCCCGTTCACCGCGTGCCCTGACGAGCACGTCGGCGATCCACGCCACATCCGCTTCGGTGAGCGCGGCGCCCGACGGCAGGCAGACGCAGCTCGCCGCGACCCGCTCGGCGACACCGCCGCCGACACGTTCGGCACCGGCGAACGCGGGCCGCATGTGCACCGGCGTCATCGCGCGCCGCGCGTCGATGCGCTCGGCGTGCAGCGCGGCGACCACCTCGTCGGCCGTGGCGCCGAACAGCACCGGGTCGACGGAGATGACCGTCAGCCAGTGGTTCGGTTCGACCCCCTCGGGGCCGGCCTGGAACCGGATGCCGGGAGCCGCTCCGAGAGAGCGCTCGTAGGCGTTGCGGACGCGGCGACGCGCGTCGATCCGCTGCGGCAACGTCCGCAACTGACCTCGCCCGAGCGCGGCCTGGAGGTTGCCGATGCGGTGGTCGGCCACGATCTCGGTGTCGTCGGGCCACACCGACGAGTGAGGGTCGCGGCCCGCGAGGTGCCGGGCATGGTCGACGAGGTGGACGTGGTGTGACAAGAGGGCGCCGCCGGTCCCCGCGGTGACGATCTCGGGCCCGTCGAACCCGAGCACTCCGAGAGCTCCCGTGCGCCCCGCAGGCACTCCGTTCACCATGGCGCCGAGGGCACTCGTCGCGTCCTCCACCAGCGGCACCCCGTAGTCCTCGCACGTCGCGGCGATGCGCCCGACGTCGGCCATGGACCCGTACAGGTGGCTGCACACCACCGCCGCCGGCAGAGCACTGCGGTGGGCACGGCGGCGTAGCTCGTCGGCGAGCAGGTTGGGGTCGAGGTGCCAGCCGTCGGGCTCGCAATCGACCAGGCACGGATGAGCGCCGGCGGCGACGACCGCGGCACCGGCATGGGGCCGGGCGAGGTCGCTGACCAGCACCTCGTCGCCGCGCTGCACGCCGAGCACCGCCAGTGCGAGGTTCAGCGCGGCGCTCGCGCTGGCCACGGCCACGACGGCTCCGGCCCCGGTGAACCGCTCCAGCTCGGTCTCGAACGAGTCGATGTCGGGGCCGGCCGTGCCGACCCTGCCCGAGGCCAGGGCCTCGGCCACGAGGTCTCGCTCGACGGGGCCGATCTCGGCGGCGAGCAGGGGCACCTTCCACACCGGCACGTGACCAAGTGTGCCAGGGTCGACTCGCTCCCCCGTCGATCCCGCCGGGTGGAACATGCCCGCTAGCGTCGCCGACCTGTGGCACCTTCGGACGAGCTGCTCACGCGCTTCGACCTCACCGATCCGGCGTTCATCGCCGCTCCCTACCCGGTGCTGGCCGAGCTGCGCGCCGGCGCCCCGGTGTTCTGGTACGAGCCCTCCCAGCAGTGGATGGTCACCCGCTGGGACGCGGTGCACGGCGCACTGCGCGATCGCAGGCTCGGGCGGATCTACACCCATCGGTACACACATGCCGAGCTCGGGCGGCCCGCGCCGGACCCCCGCTGGAGCGACTTCGTCGAGAGCGAGCGCTGGAGCCTGCTCAACCTCGAGCCGCCCGATCACACCCGGCTGCGCTCGCTCGTCACGAAGGTCTTCACCCCCTCCGCGGTGGCCGCGCTGCGGCCGATGATCGAAGAGCTCTCCGCCATGGTGCTCGCACCGCTCGTCGAGAGC encodes:
- a CDS encoding aminotransferase class I/II-fold pyridoxal phosphate-dependent enzyme, with translation MPVWKVPLLAAEIGPVERDLVAEALASGRVGTAGPDIDSFETELERFTGAGAVVAVASASAALNLALAVLGVQRGDEVLVSDLARPHAGAAVVAAGAHPCLVDCEPDGWHLDPNLLADELRRRAHRSALPAAVVCSHLYGSMADVGRIAATCEDYGVPLVEDATSALGAMVNGVPAGRTGALGVLGFDGPEIVTAGTGGALLSHHVHLVDHARHLAGRDPHSSVWPDDTEIVADHRIGNLQAALGRGQLRTLPQRIDARRRVRNAYERSLGAAPGIRFQAGPEGVEPNHWLTVISVDPVLFGATADEVVAALHAERIDARRAMTPVHMRPAFAGAERVGGGVAERVAASCVCLPSGAALTEADVAWIADVLVRARGERA
- a CDS encoding DUF4012 domain-containing protein; protein product: MSLPHQAPTLHHDAPLVGAVAVLSGLLATVAGCQPTGTPVADAIICFCAAAFVTWAGATAPTWALVLAASGVGAANLGQPAMFALSVVALGAAVAIALAASGQTALRALVAGLIVQLVLRLEWSPVFAGSAMVAAATAVLLVGTGLRRRSPDVRLGASRLAIVAGVLVALALGGFVAGAIQARASAGDGYDRLLDGLDLLRAGDPHGAAAAFHDASTLLDDAHERLDSPWTQPSRAVPVLAQHRSSIQGVIDHAAVAADAAADALEFLDLDALTLTDGAIDLEAVSVLAAPLAALEESLTAMRLALDDADSPWLAPPLRDRLDRAMEETAEVEQQTARSRLAAEQLPAMLGGDGQRRYLVAVTTGAEARGQSGAIVGWTELVASGGKLRVAGVGAVDDLVDALAAGERWPLDATAEFFERYGDHGAGTARTPVAAEMWRTVTMPADAPAAAAVAAQLYEQTTGRTVDAVAFVDTAGLVALGSLVDEELLAAAGVPPAGITPTGLDALGANAVFGVLLTASLPPPPTIGATLGPAAAAGHLVVWSNRASEQLLMERLGVDGALPPLEGRDGLGVVTNNLDGNHVDAFVEREIRYESTCDAKTGKVEAIAAVTLTNRAPNEGGDPSGTSRTLVSLYSAQDLAKMELNGRFAPSASQTEAGWQVHSTEVELGPSERATLRFELEGGIEAQSCDLVIRPQPGQPAHVSIIVEAPDGTVLSAYGGEITGRSVLAGTGLTPVHRVP
- a CDS encoding DUF1778 domain-containing protein, which gives rise to MSEPATTSSRRHRLEVRVTPEQDALIRQAADLEFTTVTAFVLESVTSKAKRVVKQHQDLVLSNEAFDRFIVELDKPAEVVPELVELFEKHPKLSEG
- a CDS encoding GNAT family N-acetyltransferase, producing the protein MDSARTFVLVEQDRVVGYFSLTMGSVLRQDAPAKLVRGLPAYPVGMVLLARLAVDRSEQGIGLGATLLAEALRKAVAAGDAAAARLVVVDAIDEDAAYLYECHGFIPAPDNPLRLYRRMKDIAASLETSKRLRATAT
- a CDS encoding SLC13 family permease; this encodes MPADAWITLVVLVATFAVLALERVPAAVAMGGAIAVLVLAGVIDEEQALSGFGSSAPATIAALYVLAGAATVTGAAGPLVDRALSGARSDRARLLYVAGGTAAVSAFVPNTPLVALLAPRLVTWARRTGGSATKYLMPLSFAAVLGGVVTVIGTSTNLVVSDLLRRSGEEPLAIFEITPVGLPVALAGVAVLVLLTKRLLPDRASVESSLQESARRFTVAMRVVPGGPLVDRSVSEAGLRHLSGVFLAGLARGAHVVPPGPDTVLAEDDTLYFVGDVTKVVDLHDVAGLVSAEQPHVSGVGDRPGAQLYEAVVSERSALAGSTLKAGGFRSRYSAAVLAIHRAAEEVSGKLGTVVLRPGDVLLVLAGSEFDEQWRQQGDFSLVASLGEQAPPRRARAPLVWIAVAGLVIASALELLSLLEASVLAAGAMLALRVMSPAEARRSVNLNVVLTIALSISLGAAVGESGLADEMASLLGSVGDPFGDVGRLVAVLAATMLLTELLSNNAAAAVMFPVAVATANEAGLDPRSFAIAVLIGASCSFLSPIGYQTNLMVYGLGGYRFGDFVRLGLPVTLATLVVTPVAVMLTLGI